The Bosea beijingensis genome contains the following window.
AACTCGAGATCACGGAATCTCTCATCCTGCTCAGCGCGCCGCATACGCTGGAAGCGCTCCGCCAGTTGCGCAAGCTCGGCGTGCGGATCGTCATGGATGATTTCGGCACCGGCTATTCCAGCCTGAGCTACCTGCGCGATTTCGAGTTCGACAAAATCAAGGTCGACCAATCCTTCATCCGCTCGCTGCCGACCGACGAGGGGACCCGTGCCATTGTCGCCTCGATCGCCAAGCTCGCCCATACGCTGGGCGTCGCCACCACGGCCGAAGGCGTCGAGACCGAGGAGCAGCTTCAGCATGTCAGGACGAATGGCATCGGCCTCGTCCAGGGCTTCTTCTTCGGCAAGCCGATCTCGGCCACGGAAATCGATGGCGTCTTTGAAGCCCTCGACGGCAACGGCAACGCGGCCGGCTTTCCGGTCAGCTTCTGAAGGGCTCCCTGACTTTCGAGGTGTACGGACAAGTTCGATAACGAGAACGACCCCGCGCCGGTCAGCACCGGAGCGGGGTTCGCGTTTCCGATCGCGCTTGTCTCAGAACTTGTAGGTCAGGCCGGTGTGTACGACCGTGGGATCGAGCGTGACCGTTGCCTTGATCGGGACGGGGCCCATGTAACCTTGCGTCTTCGCGCGCAGGTAGACCTTCTTGACGTCGACGAAGAAGCCCCAGTTGCTGTCCAGCATGTAGTTGAAGCCGACCTGGCCGGTGAAGCCTAGGGCGTGATCGGTCTTGAGGCCGGTCACGACATGATCCCGGTTCTTGAAGATAACCATGAGCGCCGGGCCGGCGCCGACATAGGGCTGAAAGCGGCCGAGGCCGGTGAAATGGTACTGCGCGGTCAGGGCCATCGGGCCGCCATCGACCTTGCCGAGCGTGCCGAGGCCGGTGAGCGAGCCGCGCGCCTCGACCTTGTTCAGGGGGGGGTAGCCGGCCGCGAGGCCGATCGCGAAATTCGGCGTGAAATTGTAGCCCGCCTCGATCGCGAAGGTATAGGCATTGGGAACGCGGACATCGGCGCCCGGGATCGGGAAGCCGGCGGCGCTCATCTTCGCGCCCTCGGAATAGAACAGCCCGGCCGGGCCGGCATGCAGGAAGAAGCGCTTGAAGGCCGGTTCCTGGAATGCGGGGGGCGGCGCATCGACGGGCCCCTGCAGCAGGTCGGCGGCTTGCGCACCAAAGGTGCCTGTGAGGCCAGCGAGCGCAGCCACGGCAACGAGAGGGAGGCGCATCTGGTCGATCCTGTGACGGCGAGGAACCTCGATCATCGAGGTCTCCCGTTGATATTCTATTAGCCTTAACGAAAGGTTAGTCGCGCGTCGGTCGGTGAAGATCGCTTCATCAACAGGAAACTTCCTCATCGGAAGCGGCGGCCGGGAGAGCGCCTGGCCCGGCCATGCGTTTTGCCGCCAAAGCGCGGGGTGCGCGTGCCTGGCGCGGCCCTGCGATCGTGTGAGCTGCGGGCTTTCTTCCTTGCCTTGTCGTGCCTGCTTCAGGCGAACCGGTCCCGCCCCGGGAGCGGCGTCGAAGGACGGGGGCCTCAGGCCCGGCTCAGGCAGTTTTGGATCTTGCCCACCAGCCGCGGCAGGTCGACCGGCTTGGTGTCGAAATCCGCGCAACCCACCGCAACGCTGCGTGCCTGGTCGCTGGCCAGCGCATGCGCCGTCAGGGCGATCACGGGAATCCGCGCCGTGGAGGGCGAGGCCTTGATCTGCTGCGTCGCTTCCCAGCCGTCCATGTCGCCGAGCGCGACGTCCATGAGAATCAGGTCGGGCGTCTCGCTCCTGGCCATGGCCACGCCGCTCGGGCCGTCGGGGGCGCAGAGCACGGTGAAGCCCTGCCTTTGCAGGCGCCGGCTCAGCATGTCCCGGTTCATCTCGTTGTCTTCGACGAGCAGGATTTTAGGCATGGGCAATGGTCGACCGTGATGTGGACATGGAGCGAGGGGAGGCGGAGGCGCGCACCGCGTTCGGAAGGATGAGCGTGAAGGTGCAGCCGCTGCCGGGGCGGTTCTCAACGGAAATCTCGCCACCGGAGAGCCTTGCGATCTTCTGGCACAAGGCAAGGCCGAGGCGGGCGCCGCCATACTTGCTGCCGTTCGCATCGCCGGTATCGGTGAACTGCTCGAACAGCACCGGGAGCAGCTCGGGGTCGATGCCGCCGCCGGTATCCTCGACCGTCACGGTGAGGTCGCCCCGCGTGGATCTCGCGGCGACGAGATCGATCCGGCCGTTGCGCGTGAACTTGATGGCGTTGACCAGCAGTTCCGCCAGAATCTGTCGGAGCTTGGCGCGGTCGGCCGTGAACTGGATGGGTGCCAGCACGGTGTCGACGACGATCTCGGTGCCGTTGTCGCGCGCTCGCAGCCGGAAATCCGCCGCGACGGCCTCGACGATATCAGCCGGGTCGATCGCTTCCAGATGGAGCTCCATCCTGCCGGCCTCGATCTTGGCGAGATCGAGGATCTCGTTGACCAGCTTCAGCAGCAGATGGCCGGAGCTCTGGATCCGGCTCAGGTCCTCGACCGCCTCCTCGTCACCTTCCTCGCGAACCTCCTCCAGCAGGATTTCGCTATAGCCGATGACCGCGTTGAGCGGGGTGCGCAGCTCGTGGCTCATCTTGGCCAAGAATTCCGTCCGGGCGGCGCCGGCGCGCTCGGTCGCCTCGATCGCCTCGCGCAGCTCGGTCGCGGTCTGGAGGTGGCCCTGCATCGCAGTTTCCAGCTCGGTCTGCGAGGCGAGGAGGCGGGCATAGAACAGGGCCATCATGGCCACGTACAGCGAGGCGGCGATGGTCGAGATCAGGCCCAGCCCTTCGCGCGCCGAGACGTCCAGGCGGCTCGGCATCCCGCCGCCGAGAAACCAGATCGCTCCGAAAACGGCGAAATTGGCGGCGAACATGCTGAGCGCGATCGAGCGCAGCCTCGGCTCCTCGCCGATATAGAACAGCGCCAGGAGCGGGATCGTCAGGACCCAGGGCAATGTCGGGGAGGTGACGCCGCCATAGAAATAGCAGCTCCAGAGGATGCAGAAATTCAGGTTCTGGATCGAGGCCAGCGCCAGCGTATTGTAGTGCCCCCAGGCCCGCAGCACGAAAGGAAAGATCCAGAAGGCGGAGATCGACAGTGCCAAGACCAGGACGGGAAACCCGGGATCCCGGTCAAAGACATAAAGGGCGAGCGGAACAGTATTGCCGATGAAAGGCCCGAAGATGTGGCTGATGAGGAACATCCGCACTTGCTTGAGCTTCTGGCGGTCCTGAGCGATCGCGGCCGGGATGAACCAGTCGACGAGGTCGCTCAACATCGTCCCGAGGCGGTTTGCGCCTTGTGCCATCGACGTGAAATCCCGGATACCTGAGAAGAGGCGGAGAATGCGGAAACAACCGGCTGGATTGATCATGCGAACCCGTTCCGCATGAAAGCAATGTCAATCGCGCAAAGGCATTAAAGCGGCGTGAATCTCGGTTGTTGCAAGCGATTGACGCTGAGTCTGATTGTTAACGACCTCCTCCTATCCTCGAAGTGGAAACACGCGTCCCGCACGCCGCATCGACATCAAGGCACGCAACAGGATGATGAAGTTTATCGACTGGTTCCTTCCGGACGCGGCGAAATTCGACCGCGCGGAGCAGGGCCTCGCCCGCAACTTCGTCTTCACTCATCTGTTCGGCCCGCTGCTGAGCCAGCCGATCGGCGTCTTCCTCTACCTG
Protein-coding sequences here:
- a CDS encoding OmpW/AlkL family protein, translated to MIEVPRRHRIDQMRLPLVAVAALAGLTGTFGAQAADLLQGPVDAPPPAFQEPAFKRFFLHAGPAGLFYSEGAKMSAAGFPIPGADVRVPNAYTFAIEAGYNFTPNFAIGLAAGYPPLNKVEARGSLTGLGTLGKVDGGPMALTAQYHFTGLGRFQPYVGAGPALMVIFKNRDHVVTGLKTDHALGFTGQVGFNYMLDSNWGFFVDVKKVYLRAKTQGYMGPVPIKATVTLDPTVVHTGLTYKF
- a CDS encoding response regulator — its product is MPKILLVEDNEMNRDMLSRRLQRQGFTVLCAPDGPSGVAMARSETPDLILMDVALGDMDGWEATQQIKASPSTARIPVIALTAHALASDQARSVAVGCADFDTKPVDLPRLVGKIQNCLSRA
- a CDS encoding sensor histidine kinase translates to MAQGANRLGTMLSDLVDWFIPAAIAQDRQKLKQVRMFLISHIFGPFIGNTVPLALYVFDRDPGFPVLVLALSISAFWIFPFVLRAWGHYNTLALASIQNLNFCILWSCYFYGGVTSPTLPWVLTIPLLALFYIGEEPRLRSIALSMFAANFAVFGAIWFLGGGMPSRLDVSAREGLGLISTIAASLYVAMMALFYARLLASQTELETAMQGHLQTATELREAIEATERAGAARTEFLAKMSHELRTPLNAVIGYSEILLEEVREEGDEEAVEDLSRIQSSGHLLLKLVNEILDLAKIEAGRMELHLEAIDPADIVEAVAADFRLRARDNGTEIVVDTVLAPIQFTADRAKLRQILAELLVNAIKFTRNGRIDLVAARSTRGDLTVTVEDTGGGIDPELLPVLFEQFTDTGDANGSKYGGARLGLALCQKIARLSGGEISVENRPGSGCTFTLILPNAVRASASPRSMSTSRSTIAHA